The following coding sequences lie in one Micromonospora sp. R77 genomic window:
- a CDS encoding ABC transporter ATP-binding protein, giving the protein MTLIATESLTKTYGGRVTALADLTVSVEPGIIGLVGANGAGKSTLIKILLGLLPPTSGRVSVLGLDPTTDPAAVRARVGYMPEHDALPPDLSAAELVTHLGRISGLPRTVARERASEALRHVGLHEERHRAVGGYSTGMKQRVKLAQALVHDPDLLLLDEPTNGLDPAGRDAMLALIHRIGTEFGISVLVCSHLLGEVERICDTLVAIDGGRLLRADHISAMTSATDVLAVEVSEGTEELATRLAALDLPVSRDGRLLLVPLADDATYDLILGAVAELDLPLHRLDQRRHRVAELFAVREPSHV; this is encoded by the coding sequence GTGACACTGATCGCGACCGAGTCGCTGACCAAGACGTACGGGGGTCGGGTCACCGCGCTCGCCGACCTCACGGTGTCGGTCGAGCCGGGGATCATCGGCCTGGTCGGCGCGAACGGCGCCGGCAAGTCCACCCTGATCAAGATCCTGCTGGGCCTGCTCCCACCCACCAGCGGCCGGGTCTCCGTGCTCGGCCTCGACCCGACCACCGACCCGGCGGCGGTCCGCGCCCGGGTCGGCTACATGCCCGAACACGACGCCCTGCCGCCCGACCTCTCCGCCGCCGAGCTGGTCACCCACCTGGGCCGGATCAGTGGGCTGCCCCGCACGGTGGCCCGGGAACGCGCGTCCGAGGCGCTGCGCCACGTCGGCCTCCACGAGGAGCGCCACCGGGCCGTCGGCGGCTACTCGACCGGCATGAAGCAGCGGGTCAAGCTGGCCCAGGCCCTCGTCCACGACCCGGACCTGCTGCTGCTCGACGAGCCGACCAACGGCCTCGACCCCGCCGGCCGGGACGCGATGCTCGCCCTGATCCACCGGATCGGCACCGAGTTCGGCATCTCCGTGCTGGTCTGCTCGCACCTGCTCGGCGAGGTGGAACGGATCTGCGACACGCTGGTCGCCATCGACGGCGGGCGGCTGCTGCGCGCCGACCACATCTCCGCGATGACCTCCGCCACCGACGTGCTGGCCGTCGAGGTCAGCGAGGGCACCGAGGAGTTGGCCACCCGGCTCGCCGCGCTCGACCTGCCGGTGTCCCGGGACGGGCGGCTGCTGCTGGTGCCGCTCGCCGACGACGCCACGTACGACCTGATCCTCGGCGCGGTCGCCGAGCTGGACCTGCCGCTGCACCGGCTGGACCAGCGCCGGCACCGGGTGGCCGAACTCTTCGCCGTGAGGGAGCCCAGCCATGTCTGA
- a CDS encoding ABC transporter ATP-binding protein, whose product MTTTSVGPTATTPTTPTSTLDLAGVSRWYGNVVAVNDVTMRLGPGVTGLLGPNGAGKTTLLHMMAGFLAPSRGGVTLDGEPTWRNPAVYRRLGLVSEREAVHSFLTAYEFVLASAKLHRLPDPEAAARRAIELVELEGAQERRIGTYSKGMRQRTRVAAALVHDPQVLLLDEPFNGMDPRQRLHMMALLHSLGDAGRTILFSSHILEEVEQVSGTVQVMVAGRLAASGDFRTIRRLMTNRPHVFAVRSTDDRALAVALIAEESVTGVELGRDGLTVRAGDYGAFTRALPKIALARGIRVRTLTPEDESLESVFSYLVGA is encoded by the coding sequence ATGACCACGACCAGCGTCGGCCCGACGGCTACCACGCCCACCACGCCGACCAGCACCCTCGACCTCGCCGGCGTGTCCCGCTGGTACGGCAACGTGGTGGCGGTCAACGACGTCACCATGCGGCTCGGGCCCGGCGTGACCGGGCTGCTCGGCCCGAACGGGGCCGGCAAGACCACGCTGCTGCACATGATGGCCGGCTTCCTCGCCCCGTCCCGGGGCGGCGTCACCCTCGACGGCGAGCCCACCTGGCGCAACCCGGCCGTCTACCGGCGGCTCGGCCTGGTCAGCGAGCGGGAGGCGGTGCACAGCTTCCTGACCGCGTACGAGTTCGTGCTGGCCAGCGCGAAGCTGCACCGGCTGCCCGACCCCGAGGCGGCGGCCCGGCGGGCGATCGAGCTGGTCGAGCTGGAGGGCGCGCAGGAGCGCCGGATCGGCACGTACTCCAAGGGCATGCGGCAGCGCACCCGCGTCGCCGCGGCCCTGGTCCACGACCCGCAGGTGCTGCTGCTGGACGAGCCGTTCAACGGGATGGACCCACGGCAGCGGCTGCACATGATGGCCCTGCTGCACTCCCTCGGCGACGCCGGCCGGACGATCCTGTTCAGCTCGCACATCCTGGAGGAGGTCGAGCAGGTCTCCGGCACGGTGCAGGTGATGGTCGCCGGCCGGCTGGCCGCCTCCGGCGACTTCCGGACCATCCGGCGGTTGATGACCAACCGGCCGCACGTCTTCGCGGTCCGCTCCACCGACGACCGGGCGCTCGCGGTCGCGCTGATCGCCGAGGAGTCGGTGACCGGGGTGGAGCTGGGCCGGGACGGGCTGACCGTCCGGGCCGGCGACTACGGCGCCTTCACCCGGGCGCTGCCGAAGATCGCGCTGGCCCGGGGCATCCGGGTCCGCACGCTGACGCCCGAGGACGAGTCCCTGGAGAGCGTCTTCTCCTATCTGGTGGGGGCCTGA
- a CDS encoding ABC transporter permease, with the protein MSESTGVIHDIGYQRYTGPRLGRRQVFGALYGHGLRTAFGLGRSAKAKIFPWLVVGIVVVTAAGLTAVRSQTGQVVMTYAQFADAMSWLVIFFVAVVGPELVSRDLHSGVLPLYFSRPLPRGDYALAKLLSLMTALWLLLGAPQLVMFLGAAFTTDDGMRGVWNELLDLLPGLLYAALWAVVFASVGLLIASLTGKRAFAAGGIVAAFLMTTPIVGTLSIMPSRTVNELALLASPSTLVQGVGLFTLGDLLAPAGEANRLIGDFGPVYVLAAVLLVAGCVTLLLLRYRKVAAR; encoded by the coding sequence ATGTCTGAGTCGACGGGCGTCATCCACGACATCGGCTACCAGCGCTACACCGGGCCACGGCTGGGTCGCCGGCAGGTCTTCGGCGCCCTCTACGGCCACGGTCTGCGCACCGCGTTCGGGCTGGGTCGCAGCGCCAAGGCGAAGATCTTCCCCTGGCTGGTGGTCGGCATCGTGGTGGTCACCGCCGCCGGGTTGACCGCCGTCCGCAGCCAGACCGGGCAGGTGGTGATGACGTACGCCCAGTTCGCCGACGCGATGAGCTGGCTGGTCATCTTCTTCGTCGCGGTGGTCGGGCCGGAGCTGGTCTCCCGCGACCTGCACAGCGGGGTGCTGCCGCTCTATTTCTCCCGCCCGCTGCCGCGCGGTGACTACGCCCTGGCCAAGCTGCTGAGCCTGATGACCGCGCTGTGGCTGCTGCTCGGCGCGCCGCAACTGGTGATGTTCCTCGGTGCCGCGTTCACCACCGACGACGGGATGCGCGGAGTCTGGAACGAGCTGCTGGACCTGCTGCCCGGCCTGCTCTACGCGGCCCTCTGGGCGGTGGTCTTCGCCTCCGTCGGCCTGCTGATCGCCTCGCTCACCGGCAAGCGGGCGTTCGCCGCCGGTGGCATCGTGGCGGCCTTCCTGATGACCACCCCGATCGTCGGCACCCTGTCGATCATGCCGTCCCGGACGGTCAACGAGCTGGCCCTGCTCGCCTCGCCGTCCACCCTGGTCCAGGGCGTCGGCCTGTTCACCCTCGGCGACCTGCTGGCCCCGGCGGGCGAGGCGAACCGGCTGATCGGCGACTTCGGTCCGGTCTACGTCCTCGCCGCCGTGCTGCTCGTCGCCGGCTGCGTCACCCTGCTGCTGCTGCGATACCGGAAGGTGGCCGCCCGATGA
- a CDS encoding DM13 domain-containing protein: MRDRLWRKPLTRVVVAVVGAGTAFGLFWFQPWKLVTDIEVHEQLTALGPASPGPLPSGTPAPAGPTLVGEGEFVGHEHDTMGSARLVRGVDGRFRLELVGLATSNGPDLHVWLTDQPVRTGPSGWKVFDDGRRVELGALKGNRGDQAYDLPAGTDVTGLTSVAIWCERFAVSFGAAPLDPTG; this comes from the coding sequence ATGCGTGATCGCCTGTGGCGCAAGCCGCTGACCCGGGTCGTGGTCGCCGTCGTCGGCGCCGGGACCGCGTTCGGGCTGTTCTGGTTCCAGCCCTGGAAGCTGGTCACCGACATCGAGGTGCACGAGCAACTCACCGCGCTCGGGCCGGCGTCGCCCGGCCCCCTGCCGTCCGGCACCCCCGCGCCGGCCGGTCCGACGCTGGTCGGCGAGGGTGAGTTCGTCGGTCACGAGCACGACACCATGGGCAGCGCGCGGCTCGTCCGGGGTGTCGACGGCCGGTTCCGGCTGGAACTGGTCGGGCTGGCCACCTCCAACGGTCCGGATCTTCACGTCTGGCTGACCGACCAGCCGGTGCGTACCGGTCCGTCCGGGTGGAAGGTCTTCGACGACGGCCGCCGGGTCGAGCTCGGCGCGCTCAAGGGCAACCGCGGCGATCAGGCGTACGACCTGCCGGCCGGGACCGACGTCACCGGCCTGACCAGCGTGGCGATCTGGTGCGAGCGGTTCGCCGTGTCGTTCGGGGCCGCCCCGCTGGACCCCACCGGTTGA
- the cysC gene encoding adenylyl-sulfate kinase — MSNGWVLPEDVLRDAPAYAPRTGELADLELLLTGAYAPLTGFMTRADLTALARRGRLADGTPWPVAVTLQVPAALADGLDPDDPVHRALVLTDGEGAPVAAMEVTDRWPVREGIVGVGGPVRRLGDGGHGPFQRLRRSPDDVRALLPPGRVLGVFADRPLHRPQLAQIAHAARTLGAHLLVMIPVGEEAVGGLPSEALVRSVFAARDRMPPATLVAVPLVRRRDEISDALLRSRIAAAYGVTHLLSTTDVFSGAGLRVLVPRELAYDNRDGQWRWREDIPPRNRRLALSQAEIDDLLDRGFPLPEWHTPPAVAKELARARPPRRHRGLVVFLTGLSGSGKSTIARGLADALREGGDRTITLLDGDVVRRELSAGLTFSKADRDLNVRRIGWVAAEIARHRGVGICCPIAPYAAARATAREMAHAAGAGFLLVHVATPLQVCEQRDRKGLYARARAGLLTGMTGIDDPYEEPTDADLVVDTTDMTIEEAVQQVMDHLTETGWVEPRLPSA; from the coding sequence ATGAGCAACGGGTGGGTGCTGCCCGAGGATGTCTTGCGGGACGCGCCGGCATACGCGCCCCGCACCGGTGAACTGGCCGATCTGGAGTTGCTGCTGACCGGGGCGTACGCCCCGCTGACCGGCTTCATGACCCGCGCCGACCTCACCGCGCTGGCCCGACGCGGCCGGCTGGCCGACGGCACGCCCTGGCCGGTGGCGGTGACCCTCCAGGTGCCGGCGGCGCTCGCCGACGGCCTCGACCCGGACGACCCGGTGCACCGGGCGCTGGTGCTGACCGACGGCGAGGGCGCCCCGGTCGCGGCGATGGAGGTGACCGACCGTTGGCCGGTGCGGGAGGGCATCGTCGGGGTCGGCGGGCCGGTCCGCCGACTCGGTGACGGCGGCCACGGACCGTTCCAGCGGCTGCGGCGCAGTCCCGACGACGTCCGGGCGCTGCTGCCCCCGGGCCGGGTGCTCGGTGTCTTCGCCGACCGTCCGCTGCACCGGCCGCAGCTCGCCCAGATCGCGCACGCCGCCCGCACGCTCGGCGCGCACCTGCTGGTGATGATCCCGGTGGGCGAGGAAGCGGTCGGTGGACTGCCGTCGGAGGCGCTGGTCCGCAGCGTCTTCGCCGCCCGGGACCGGATGCCCCCGGCGACCCTGGTGGCGGTGCCGCTGGTCCGCCGGCGCGACGAGATCAGCGACGCGCTGCTGCGGTCCCGGATCGCCGCCGCGTACGGGGTGACCCACCTGCTCTCCACCACCGACGTCTTCTCCGGGGCGGGTCTGCGGGTGCTGGTGCCCCGCGAACTGGCCTACGACAACCGGGACGGGCAGTGGCGCTGGCGGGAGGACATCCCGCCGCGCAACCGCCGGCTGGCGCTGAGCCAGGCGGAGATCGACGACCTGCTGGACCGGGGCTTTCCGCTGCCCGAGTGGCACACGCCGCCGGCGGTGGCGAAGGAGCTGGCCCGGGCCCGGCCGCCACGCCGGCACCGGGGCCTGGTGGTCTTCCTGACCGGGCTCTCCGGCTCGGGCAAGTCGACCATCGCCCGAGGTCTGGCGGACGCCCTGCGGGAGGGCGGCGACCGGACGATCACCCTGCTGGACGGGGACGTGGTGCGCCGGGAACTCTCCGCCGGCCTGACCTTCAGCAAGGCCGACCGGGACCTGAACGTGCGCCGGATCGGCTGGGTGGCCGCCGAGATCGCCCGGCACCGGGGGGTCGGCATCTGCTGCCCGATCGCCCCGTACGCGGCCGCCCGGGCGACCGCCCGGGAGATGGCGCACGCCGCCGGGGCGGGCTTCCTGCTGGTCCACGTCGCCACTCCGCTCCAGGTGTGCGAGCAGCGGGACCGCAAGGGCCTGTACGCGCGGGCCCGGGCCGGCCTGCTCACCGGGATGACCGGCATCGACGACCCGTACGAGGAGCCGACCGACGCCGATCTGGTGGTCGACACCACCGACATGACCATCGAGGAGG
- a CDS encoding ABC transporter permease: protein MSTVSWITVRGLFGRRRFLLLLPLPAVLLVLAIVSRSLGVDPGQWAPPVVVGLGLAVVLPVVALIVGTGVLGAEIDDGTVVHILTKPLPRWQIVLPKLAVATGVTAATVAVPIYVVGVLADSVRLGLALAAASALGALAYSALFLALSLVTRRPVLLGLVYVLIWEGLLGRFVSGTKVLSIQQWVIALADRMAPTDLLSTTVSVPVAAVLTALVSVGFTVLAIDRLRSFSVAGETS from the coding sequence ATGTCGACCGTTTCCTGGATCACCGTGCGCGGGCTCTTCGGCCGGCGGCGGTTCCTGCTGCTGCTCCCGCTGCCGGCGGTGCTGCTGGTGCTCGCCATCGTCTCCCGCTCGCTCGGCGTCGACCCCGGCCAGTGGGCGCCGCCGGTGGTGGTGGGTCTCGGCCTGGCCGTGGTGCTGCCGGTGGTCGCGCTGATCGTCGGCACCGGCGTGCTGGGTGCGGAGATCGACGACGGCACGGTGGTGCACATCCTGACCAAGCCGCTGCCGCGCTGGCAGATCGTGCTGCCGAAGCTCGCGGTGGCGACCGGGGTCACCGCGGCCACCGTCGCCGTGCCGATCTACGTCGTGGGCGTGCTCGCCGATTCGGTACGCCTCGGTCTGGCGCTGGCCGCCGCGTCCGCGTTGGGCGCGCTGGCGTACTCGGCACTGTTCCTGGCGTTGAGCCTGGTCACCCGGCGGCCGGTGCTGCTCGGCCTGGTGTACGTGCTGATCTGGGAGGGGCTGCTGGGCCGGTTCGTCAGCGGCACGAAGGTGCTCTCGATCCAGCAGTGGGTGATCGCCCTGGCCGACCGGATGGCCCCGACGGACCTGCTGTCGACCACCGTCTCGGTGCCGGTGGCGGCGGTGCTGACCGCGCTGGTCAGCGTCGGCTTCACGGTGCTGGCGATCGACCGCCTCCGCTCCTTCAGCGTGGCCGGCGAAACCAGCTGA